A single genomic interval of Croceibacter atlanticus HTCC2559 harbors:
- a CDS encoding PA0069 family radical SAM protein, translating to MKTPNFIKGRGAQSQVHNKFFELSHEERDDFLNYCAVEDEDRTVKTTFIETFPKSIINKVTSPDVGMSYSLNPYQGCEHGCVYCYARNSHEYWGYGAGIDFESKILIKKTAPQLLEKKLQSKSWKAATIALSGNTDCYQPIEKSLKITRQLLKVFLKYKHPVGIITKNALIQRDLDILTELAKDNLVSVYLSITSLNEQTRRLLEPRTASIKKRLETLSKLTEAGIPTGVMMAPIIPSINSHEILPLVKEVSQRGAHRVGFTIVRLNGAISHIFSEWIRATMPDRADKVLHQIEQCHGGTLNDSRFGKRMTGDGEMAHYIHQQFAIAKAKYLRDSAKISLNCDLHQHYKTGQLSLF from the coding sequence TTGAAAACTCCAAATTTTATAAAAGGTCGAGGTGCACAATCTCAAGTACACAATAAATTTTTTGAGCTTTCCCATGAAGAGCGAGATGATTTCCTTAATTATTGTGCTGTTGAAGATGAAGATAGAACTGTAAAAACCACATTTATTGAAACCTTTCCTAAAAGTATTATTAACAAGGTAACAAGCCCAGATGTTGGGATGTCCTATTCATTAAATCCGTATCAAGGTTGTGAACATGGTTGCGTGTATTGTTATGCTAGAAATTCACACGAATATTGGGGATATGGCGCAGGCATAGATTTTGAAAGTAAAATTTTAATAAAAAAGACAGCACCTCAACTTTTAGAAAAGAAACTACAAAGCAAGTCATGGAAGGCTGCTACAATTGCCTTATCGGGAAACACAGACTGCTATCAACCTATAGAAAAATCGCTTAAGATTACAAGACAATTGCTTAAGGTATTTTTAAAATATAAACATCCTGTAGGGATAATCACTAAAAATGCTTTAATACAACGTGACTTAGATATATTAACTGAACTGGCAAAAGACAATTTGGTATCTGTATATCTATCTATCACAAGTTTAAATGAACAAACTCGACGCCTATTAGAACCAAGAACAGCAAGTATAAAAAAACGACTAGAAACATTAAGTAAACTTACTGAAGCTGGCATACCAACAGGTGTTATGATGGCGCCTATAATACCCAGTATTAATAGTCATGAAATCTTACCATTGGTAAAAGAAGTATCTCAACGAGGAGCCCATCGCGTAGGGTTTACCATTGTAAGATTAAATGGAGCTATAAGCCATATATTTAGCGAATGGATTAGAGCTACTATGCCAGATAGGGCAGATAAAGTATTACACCAAATAGAACAATGTCATGGTGGTACTTTAAACGACTCTCGATTTGGAAAACGTATGACAGGTGATGGTGAAATGGCACATTATATACATCAACAATTTGCAATTGCGAAGGCAAAGTATTTAAGAGATTCTGCTAAAATCTCTCTAAACTGTGATTTACACCAACACTATAAAACAGGGCAATTATCTTTATTTTAA
- a CDS encoding HD domain-containing protein produces MVSSEELKVINNTITFVKTTLRNAEGGHDWFHIQRVLNTAITIVKHENANEFVVQLGALLHDIADSKFYNGDETVGPKIAREFLFSQNVDSSVIEHVVNIINAVSYKGGHNSSTFNSLELQIVQDADRLDALGAIGIARTFNYGGYKNRTLYDPDVKPNLNMTKEEYKASNAPTLNHFYEKLLLLKDLMNTETGTSLAKKRHEFMKLYLDQFLNEWEGQL; encoded by the coding sequence ATGGTTTCTTCTGAAGAATTAAAGGTAATAAACAACACTATTACCTTCGTAAAAACAACCTTGAGAAATGCTGAAGGTGGTCACGATTGGTTTCATATACAACGTGTCCTAAATACAGCCATTACTATTGTTAAGCACGAAAATGCAAATGAGTTTGTAGTACAGCTTGGCGCATTATTACACGATATTGCCGACTCTAAATTTTACAATGGCGATGAAACCGTAGGTCCTAAAATTGCACGTGAGTTTCTTTTTTCTCAAAATGTAGACTCTTCTGTTATTGAGCATGTCGTTAATATTATAAATGCTGTATCCTACAAAGGTGGCCACAACTCTAGTACTTTTAATTCTTTAGAGTTACAGATAGTTCAAGATGCAGACAGACTAGATGCTTTAGGAGCTATAGGTATTGCTCGTACATTTAATTACGGCGGTTATAAAAACAGAACTTTATATGATCCTGATGTTAAGCCTAATCTTAATATGACTAAGGAAGAGTATAAAGCCTCTAACGCTCCTACTCTTAATCATTTCTATGAAAAGTTATTGCTGCTGAAAGATTTAATGAATACAGAAACAGGAACATCTTTAGCCAAGAAACGACACGAATTTATGAAGCTTTACCTAGATCAATTTTTAAATGAATGGGAAGGCCAACTTTAA
- a CDS encoding acyl-ACP desaturase: protein MALTNVRLEVMQLLEKKVDGFLEEFLIPVDTIWQPTDFLPNSQNEDTFFDEVKEIRELAKELPYDFWVTLVGDTITEEALPTYESWLMDVEGINQHDGVQGNGWSKWVRHWTAEENRHGDTLNKYLYLSGRVDMKEIERTTQHLIMDGFDIGTGQDPYKNFVYTSFQELATYISHNRVAKLARKYKNKSLSKMCTIISGDEMRHYNAYSRFVQEIFKVDPSNMMIAFKDMMVNKIVMPAQFLRESGDSLGAAFEEFSNAAQRIGVYTAQDYVDIMRKLIVKWDIANLNELTDEAQKARDFVMALPNRMERISQRIKIPQEVTHFKWVNPAMVK, encoded by the coding sequence ATGGCCTTAACGAATGTAAGATTAGAAGTAATGCAGCTTTTAGAAAAGAAAGTTGATGGCTTTTTAGAAGAGTTTCTTATTCCTGTTGACACCATTTGGCAGCCAACAGATTTTCTTCCTAATTCACAAAATGAAGATACATTTTTTGACGAGGTAAAAGAAATAAGAGAGCTTGCTAAAGAACTACCCTATGATTTTTGGGTAACCTTAGTAGGAGATACAATTACAGAAGAAGCGTTGCCTACCTATGAGTCTTGGCTTATGGATGTAGAAGGTATTAACCAACATGATGGTGTACAAGGTAACGGTTGGAGTAAATGGGTACGCCACTGGACAGCCGAAGAAAACCGTCACGGTGATACGTTAAACAAATACTTATATCTTTCTGGACGAGTAGACATGAAAGAAATTGAGCGTACTACACAACACCTTATTATGGATGGTTTTGATATTGGTACTGGACAAGACCCATATAAGAACTTTGTGTACACTAGCTTTCAAGAACTAGCAACGTACATTTCTCACAATAGAGTTGCTAAGTTGGCTCGTAAATACAAAAACAAATCTTTGTCTAAAATGTGTACTATCATCTCTGGAGATGAAATGAGACACTACAACGCTTATAGTCGTTTTGTTCAAGAAATCTTTAAGGTGGATCCTAGTAATATGATGATTGCATTTAAAGATATGATGGTTAATAAAATTGTCATGCCTGCTCAATTTTTACGAGAATCTGGAGACTCTCTTGGTGCTGCGTTCGAAGAATTTAGTAATGCTGCCCAACGTATTGGAGTTTATACTGCTCAAGATTATGTAGACATTATGCGTAAGCTTATCGTAAAATGGGACATTGCCAATTTAAATGAATTAACAGATGAAGCTCAAAAAGCTAGAGATTTTGTGATGGCATTACCCAACCGTATGGAACGTATTAGCCAACGCATTAAGATACCACAAGAAGTAACTCATTTTAAATGGGTTAATCCTGCTATGGTGAAGTAA
- a CDS encoding lysophospholipid acyltransferase family protein: MKKLLSYPLTVLFYLFYGLALLIFHPIQWVCFNVFGYQAHKKSVDILNFFLIATTYILGTRNTFSNPHKLPKGAPCIIVSNHQSQYDISPLIWHLRKLHPKFVSKIELGKGIPSISYNLRHGGSVLIDRKNPRQSLPALKNFATYLQENNRSTVIFPEGTRGKKGMPKRFAPNGLKTLFKYMPNAWIVPVTINNSWKLVEHGAFPMNIGVHLKHNVHKPFPISEFDDVEELLAHIEHTITKDILITKQT, translated from the coding sequence ATGAAGAAGCTTCTATCATATCCTTTAACAGTGCTATTTTATCTGTTTTACGGACTTGCACTATTAATATTTCATCCCATACAATGGGTTTGTTTTAACGTGTTTGGTTACCAAGCACATAAAAAGAGTGTAGATATTCTTAACTTTTTCCTTATTGCGACAACGTATATATTGGGAACACGTAATACATTTAGCAACCCTCATAAGCTACCAAAAGGCGCTCCTTGTATTATTGTAAGCAATCACCAAAGCCAGTACGATATATCGCCATTAATCTGGCACTTAAGAAAGCTACATCCAAAATTTGTAAGTAAGATAGAGTTAGGTAAAGGGATTCCTAGCATTTCATACAATTTACGCCATGGTGGTTCCGTTTTAATAGATAGGAAGAATCCTAGACAATCGTTACCAGCTCTAAAAAACTTTGCAACTTACCTACAAGAAAATAACAGAAGTACAGTTATTTTTCCAGAAGGAACTCGTGGTAAAAAAGGGATGCCAAAACGATTTGCTCCAAACGGATTAAAAACATTATTTAAGTATATGCCTAATGCGTGGATTGTTCCTGTTACTATAAACAACTCGTGGAAACTTGTAGAACATGGTGCTTTTCCTATGAATATTGGCGTACATTTAAAACACAACGTGCACAAACCATTTCCTATTTCAGAATTTGATGATGTAGAGGAACTATTAGCACATATTGAACATACGATTACTAAAGACATACTAATTACAAAACAAACATAA
- a CDS encoding BrxA/BrxB family bacilliredoxin, producing MYPPELVKPMKEDLTNVGFNELTTASQVDDALSKPGTTLVMVNSVCGCAAANARPGAKASIQNAKKPDQLVTVFAGVDKEAVDSARAKMIPFPPSSPSIALFKDGELVHMLERHHIEGRPADMIADNLKDAYNEYC from the coding sequence ATGTATCCACCAGAATTAGTAAAACCAATGAAGGAAGACCTTACTAACGTAGGGTTTAATGAGCTTACAACTGCATCTCAGGTAGACGACGCATTAAGCAAACCTGGAACAACATTAGTGATGGTAAATTCAGTTTGTGGTTGTGCTGCTGCAAATGCAAGACCAGGCGCAAAAGCATCTATTCAAAATGCTAAAAAACCAGATCAATTAGTAACTGTATTTGCAGGTGTAGATAAAGAAGCTGTAGATTCGGCTAGAGCTAAAATGATTCCGTTTCCACCTTCTTCACCGTCAATTGCACTATTTAAGGATGGTGAGTTAGTTCATATGCTTGAGCGTCATCATATTGAAGGTCGTCCAGCAGATATGATTGCAGACAACTTAAAAGATGCTTATAACGAGTACTGTTAG
- a CDS encoding TerB family tellurite resistance protein has product MVKWVLALVGYFIYRFPGAIAGYLIGTLIDSSFESNKKSGRKGFDTVFTTSRSQNVSPSDFELNLLSLASIVIKADGSVSQTELDYVRAYFVQAYGKERANATFKTFNDVIKNREVSAQRICTYLNSRTRYEVRLQILHFLFGIAQADGRVSSPEVSQLSSIAGFMRINQNDFKSIKAMFVKDANNAYKILEIDKTATDAEVKKAFRTMAKKYHPDKLQHMDEAYQKGARDKFQKVQEAYETIQKERGF; this is encoded by the coding sequence ATGGTTAAGTGGGTGTTGGCCTTGGTAGGTTATTTTATATATAGGTTTCCAGGTGCTATTGCAGGATATCTTATAGGCACATTAATAGACAGTTCTTTTGAAAGTAATAAGAAATCTGGCCGTAAAGGTTTTGATACAGTGTTTACTACCAGCAGAAGCCAAAACGTTTCTCCAAGTGATTTTGAGCTTAACTTGTTATCTCTAGCATCTATAGTTATTAAAGCAGATGGTAGTGTAAGCCAAACAGAATTAGATTATGTACGCGCTTACTTTGTACAAGCTTATGGAAAGGAACGTGCTAACGCTACATTTAAGACGTTTAATGATGTTATAAAAAACAGAGAAGTTTCTGCACAGCGTATTTGTACATACCTTAACTCAAGAACACGCTATGAGGTGAGATTACAAATACTTCACTTCTTATTTGGCATAGCTCAGGCAGATGGTAGAGTGTCCTCTCCAGAGGTTTCACAACTTAGCTCTATTGCAGGCTTTATGAGAATTAACCAAAATGACTTTAAAAGTATTAAAGCCATGTTTGTTAAGGATGCTAATAATGCCTACAAAATACTTGAGATAGATAAGACAGCCACAGATGCCGAAGTTAAGAAGGCATTTAGAACTATGGCTAAAAAATACCATCCAGATAAATTACAACATATGGATGAAGCTTACCAAAAAGGAGCTCGTGATAAGTTTCAAAAAGTACAAGAGGCTTATGAGACTATTCAAAAAGAACGAGGCTTTTAA